The following coding sequences lie in one Leucoraja erinacea ecotype New England chromosome 20, Leri_hhj_1, whole genome shotgun sequence genomic window:
- the tmem11 gene encoding transmembrane protein 11, mitochondrial: MPGKMAACGRRRGVAGMRERVPLNTTDCYIVREIYNGENAQEQFEYELEQALETQYKYIIIEPTRIGDETARWITVGNCLHKTSVIAGSVCLLTPIALGSEYTRYVALPIGAISVACAALYGISWQFDPCCKYQVEYDTCKLSRLPLNTLTSSTPVVLVRKDDIYRKRLHNTIALAALMYCVKKICEICAV, from the coding sequence GGTGCCACTAAACACTACAGACTGCTACATTGTCCGGGAGATTTACAACGGAGAGAATGCACAGGAGCAGTTTGAGTACGAGCTGGAGCAGGCCCTGGAGACCCAGTACAAGTATATCATCATCGAGCCGACCCGCATTGGAGACGAGACCGCGCGCTGGATCACAGTGGGGAATTGCTTGCACAAAACGTCCGTCATCGCCGGCTCTGTCTGCCTGTTAACCCCAATAGCACTGGGTTCAGAATACACCCGCTACGTGGCCCTGCCCATCGGCGCCATCAGCGTGGCCTGCGCAGCGCTCTACGGCATCTCTTGGCAATTCGACCCCTGTTGCAAGTACCAAGTGGAATATGACACGTGCAAACTCTCCCGGCTACCCCTGAATACTCTTACCTCATCCACGCCCGTGGTTCTGGTTAGGAAAGATGATATTTACAGGAAAAGACTCCATAACACAATAGCATTGGCCGCCTTGATGTACTGTGTTAAGAAAATCTGTGAGATTTGTGCAGTATGA